tacaagaatATGTATTGGTTGTGTCAATCCATTGATCAGTTGATGAGTTATAAAATTcccaatttaaaaaacaatttttcccatgttatttaaataggaaatCTTATTTAGACTCTGTTATTGAGTTAAAGGGCTCTATAGGGcaacaattttttgtttgttacacacaacaaaattttcatatggggccgaaaaaaaaatatcgattttatttgtcacagtctaatatatatagatatatatatatttaaaatacctAAGGAGAAGAGAGACGACATAATAACACGCAGATATGCCAGATGaaagtaaaaacaaaaatgttaCGAGCAGGTACCAAGGTGTATGACGTTGATGACGTTTTGTATCTTCCCAATATCTGTCACAACTCAAGTACCAACAAATTGCACGATTTAACTCTCCCTCGATTTCTTGAAAATCTTTTATTGAAAGATTAGCAAGAAGACCAGCAATACAATCTCTTACCAATATCTAcaacaaaaaatgataaatgaataaataattactatacttaataaatttaatgaaacttaCCTCACATTGTATTTTGAGCTTTTGTAATTCTTCTGGATTACAATTTGATTTAAGTTTCCTAATTTCTGACTCACGATTTTTTTCTCGTCTATCACCAGCAGATGGAAGAGCTGCTTCCACTAAATTGCTTGTGTCATTTTCACCCTcgttatcatcattatcacaAGCACTGCTTTTGTTGTCGGTATCGTGAGGGATATCACGATGATAGCCGGATGACGATGCAGTtgttgttgatgttgatgAAGCTGTCTGTGAAGTACCACGTTCACCTGTCTGGCAATGTTTTGTATGCGCACGATGATAAGACGAGCTTGTAGAAATAATTTCCGATTTATCGCTATTACCAACATTACTGCTGTACACCCTCGCTAATTCACGGCATTCACAGGGTACGTAAGGTGTTACCCTACTGTCTGTATTCTCTCGCCAAACTTGTATATCTGTATTTACTGTACCTGTTGAATCATCAACTAGAGAACCGTCAAGTTCCATCATACCCAAGACATCACAACGCATGATGTCACAATAATTTGCTAAACAAACAGCATCTTCAGCCTAAAAAATAAACCATGAGTTTCAATCATCATTTTATCtagattttctttaattattactcaattcaaaaattttaaattgacaacATGCGTTATATGATTAGAATATTCAGGACGATGAAGTCAACCGTCAAAACTTGTCATGTGTAAAGTGCATCATCAGAGAATTTGTCCCCGGTTCGCTAACAGAATTAATGATAAAGCTGATGTTGATGTACTTTGCCTCAGAGTACATTTCTAATAGTACGAGTGGAGCCAAAACACTAAAGAACTTGGATGCGTTAACCCGGCAATAACTAGTAACAGATATTATTTCTTCTTTACGCATCTATTTACATGATTCGAAGCtgcattatattttatagtcGCCAGGCTCAGATGCCATAAAAATGTCTTTTGTAAGGACaatacaaactttttttttgtctcaaagccaagtttttttttatataaaaaagacATACAGATATTGGTTCTAGAagtcagaaaatttttgttcttttttacGTCTTAAAGAAGTAATTTCAATTAAGAAATCGTTTAGATAATGActcatttgtaatttactttttgtcgttACTTGTGCAAAGTTTTTTaagcagatattttttcggtgacataaatttctgatttTGTCAACATGTTGGTGCCTTATCGATAGGCCAAATAACAGCCTCAACACTGCTATCTTATAaagtaagagacccagtacccgatcactcaagtctttgtatatttatatttactaaattttactaaatatatctatacaaattCATGGAATAATCGAGTACTAGCTCCCTGATCGGGAACTAGGTTTTTTACCTTAAATGTCAGAAAGCCAAGTATGCTATTTggctttttcaaaatttaaaatttaattttaaaactagaCAGACTATACCAACGTCCATCTTacagcaataattatattatttttaaaataagaaatgatTTGATATGTGAAATTGATAACACAACAGTTTATCatcactatttttaaattattaaggaAACAAAGTTTAAGCCACtagttgtaatttaaaatttatagtccTCATTTTCACCAAtctatcataaaaataattacctaaCATACGTACCGTATTGACATTACTCCTATGTCTGCTATCGAAATGTGCATCGAGATGTTTTTCTGCATAAAATGATTTCCCGCACAGTCCACATGTCCACTGAGATGTCCTGTGCTGTATCTTGGCCACTTGCTGAGGGTAAAATATATCTCGACTTTCGTGGAATGGGCATTCCAAAGGCAATTccacttgatatttttttaaaataggtATCCATcgctaaataataaatacattcaatcaatatcaatataaatatccatttaaataaaaaataaatttggttTACTTTATGTACGATTCGTCGCACCATAGACGCGCGATCACGGGGGCATGATATTTTAAAGACAGATGGTCCTGGCCACGGAATCACAGATAGCAGCAACACCACCACAATCtatatttcataatataaatagaatGTTGATacataataatcaataatgttgaacaattatcgtaaacttaaagtttatttaattatttattcactaaataaataatttagttttgataaaaattataagaaaatttattgcacTTTCATTACCTCGAAGTAACAAGATTTGGTCTTCATTCATAGCCTTATGTCTGCTGAACAGATCTTGCTGATTAGCTTGTTGTATTTAAAGACTATTTCGTGGTCTTGGTTAATGTTAAACAGTCTAAGTACTATTCCTGTATGATTATATTATACGCGCACGCGTTCATTGCATCAATCCATCTACGAGTCTAGGTCTTATCATCGGGGGTAGTAGTTTCAACCCCcaaaggaattgaggctttGACGTGGTTGGTGTCAATGAGATTGCGCAATCGCATCACCAATGCtcatattatattaaaaaatgtgcCTAAATAAAGGACAATacggtttaaaaataatatattaatttttatatcaccTGCACTGAAACTACAAGTTTCAAAATCTGTTTAAGAGGAGAAACgggtctgagatacaaaaaaaaaacatatttttgtgaatttttttttcagagtaccttcATTgttaaaattctcaaaatttgtgacattattaagcatcattccaagaatgttctgctaaattttcgtaaaaaaatattgaaaaataagccagtggtagtgagGAGAGCCGAGTCACCTCAAAAACaaagtctccatgccgtaggcaggataactcatgactgctttatctgaaatcaaaaaaccaaaaagagttctttagtacataagtttatcttagatttgaacgaaggatttttttttcaataactacttgttttttaattaaatgaaaagaaCAATTTTTGGCAAAAATCAGAGTTGTTTGATTGtacttttaccaaaaattcaaaaatgaatattttgtttattccttcgttcaaatctaagataaacttatgtaccgaagaaatctttttggtttttttatttcagatgaggcagtcatgagttatcctgcttACAGCATGGAGACTTTGTTTTTGAGGTGGCTCGGTTCTCCCCAataccactggcttattttttaatatttttttacgaaaatttagcagaatattcttggaatgatgcttaataatgtcacaaattttaagaattttaataatgaaggtactctgaaaaaaaaaatcacaaaaatatgctttttttttttgtatctcagacccGTTTTCCTCCTTAGTCAAAAGCAGACGATTTCAAATCAACTCGATTTCAATATCAGTTTCTTCCTTAGAACAAGCATTCAATTTCTgacttaatttcaataaaattgagttttattCGTACATGTTATTGGTATTGAATTATTGAAACAGTATTTTAATGCTGAAATtacaaagaaaattaaatgccTGCGtagtttgtttttaaaattcgacaTGAGCATGTCACCCCATCTTACCAGGACCTAGGCTGGCTTGCATTAAGACTAAGgcgagacttttttttactgttgtttAATATATGGTAATTAATATGAGTCAAATACCTCCTCTTCTTGAGACCTGTCTTCGTAGAGGTGATGTTAGGCAGGATTTTTTGATACTTGCTGTACTCTCAGTacaaaatatgataaatttttcaatgtaaGCGCTAttagagaatttaataaattgccTATCGATTATACAACTCAACGTACTTTTAAAGAGTTTCGCAATTCTTGTTTCAATCACTTTATATGCATaacttattaatattgattgatgattttatattatactgctactgcacagaaaaaaacgatttcttggtgcaaaaaaatatttcattatgaaATGAAGACAAAAACATTCTTAggcctaaaaaaaatatcttggcGAAAGAGATTTTTTATCGCcccatgaaaatttttgttttcaattcatattgTAAACAGTTTCTtagggtaagtaaaaattttttgcaccaagaaatcctttttttctgtgtgtaaaattgtcaatgctatgagatttatacatatatataccgtatatttatacatatattgcaTACCGTCTACGTTCAAGGAATACTGATGATTTTTACAGTCCGTACAGGATAAATAGTCTGCAGAGTCGTAGACAGTGTGCTGACTTAATccatttttacaaaacaatcaATGGATATATCGATTCCCCTGAAATCTTGGAACAGTTCAGTTTCATCTGCTCAAGATCAGATCTAAGATCCCGAAGTCTGCTGtattcaataaaaacaaaaaaaaactacgtATGTTATGGACCAATAAACAGGATTGCGAATCTAGTTAATAATCATTGTACTGAGTTAGATTACTTTGGTGGTTCACCAAAGAAACTTGTTACTACTCTATCAATCTGTATTAGTCTGtgcaatagttttttttatagttattaagTACATGCATAAAAATGATGCTATCTAAtcatttaatcaattaatcttGTAGTAAGAACTTTGTATATAGCCGATCGGCGTTTATTctattcgaaataaataaataaatatataaattgtttgttaaaaatctatattgtATGGCCGCAAAAAGCTTAGGCTTtatcaccaaataaataatgcaGATAGTTGAAAACAATATACTGTAGCGgaataaaagataattttaaactcaatGTGAAGAAAGTCATCTCTTTCTCGTTTTGTTTAATCTCTTTCTACGTAACATACCATTAAGagctaatttataattaataagatacTTGTAATATTTATGATCAATCTTTATTTAGAAATATGCGCATccaatatcaattattaacgGATATTTTAGCATCTTAACAAATAAGGCTATATCAGTAGCACAAATGCACACCTCATtgtaatagttattattattattattattattattattattaaaatgaataataagaATGAACGAGCAAACATTCTGAGGAAACAAGTACTTAAAAAtgtttcttaataataattgccgGCATTTATACAcacatgtaattgtttttctcatatatatataattcttattcaaataacatatcaattttttcaataaaattgtcaacgaattattattaatattaaatgttattaaatttattatttaaaaatcatctgTATTTATAGAGTAATTCAATATAATTGTCAAAATTAATAACGGCCGCTACATAAATTCatcataattatcatcataCGAATAACTGTCGTATTCGTTCAAATGGGTGTTGTCTCCTTCCAATTTTAATTTGGCTTTTCCTTTacctttactttttttaccctTGTCacctttttctattttttgtttttcaatagCTAAATTGTTGATTGTTGTACTGAGTTTCTTTAGAACAACTGATGGTactggaaaataaaaattttaaataaaaaaccaaaaataagttattaataatctaAACATCAGAAtagtcgttaaaaattaaattttctcaggcggcccataaaaagcttctttttagtaaaaaaatacgtggggaatttggttttttctctttaagtaaaaagaacacgtgcctcaggacgatcaaagttcatttctcgatacaatcgcggtttttttttaaatatctcatgaaatacgcagattaaagaaaaaagccataggaacaattttgtaggaaattaaattcttgacaaaaaaggtcatattcattttttttatagaatgtGTATTtgtgaagatattttaaaaaaactttttaagatcttatcaattgagcattttaaggattacgaatgttaaaaataacgttttttcttaaatatagacaacttcatacttcgtaacatatcaatcattaatatttgttatagtttgtatatacttagaaaaatgttattttcaaaatttgtaatccttaaaacgctcaattcataagatctaaaaaagtttttttaaaatatcttcataaatgcacattttataaaaaaaaatgaatatgaccttttttgtcaagaattttatttcctacaaaattgttcctatgatctTTTCCCTTAATCTGcgtatttcatgagatatttaaaaaaaaaaacgcgattgtatcgagacatgaactttgatcgtcctgaggcacgtgttctttttacttaaaaagaaaaaactaaattccccacgtattttttcactaaaaagaagctttttatgaggcgtctgagaaaatttaattttcaacgaccaccctaataaacataatacatttatataactTACAATTAACAGATATACGATTAATAAGTTCTTCCGCGAATGCGGGATACTCGATGTGCGACTTAAATTGATTGATCTTCTGTACCAATGCATCACCAAACTGATCGAATTCTTCTTTAGTATCAGGGAGCATTGCATCAATAGCTGTGACGCCTTTAAAAACATTAcattaacaaattattaatttattcaattaaatctACTAATGaaatgtcatatatttttttggttcttgtgacttaaatttaattggtatcaattattatttttttttttttctaaataattaaataaatgttttacatTGACCAGGAACAATACAGGATAGATTGATAATGAAACGCAATGGCGAATAGGTTAAAAGTAcgtctagaaaaaaaattaatttacactgTAGTTCTTTTTTGCATGAAATTGcgatttttattacaatacaATAACATTATATATgttatgttaattttaattaattaatttcttttttcttcttcttctttaaatatttaattgacaattaagacttatttttattactcaatTTCACTGGTTTAGTTATATTACTTCCTGAGCATTATCATCTATCTCTATTACGGTTCCTGACAATTTAAACCATTATTTgtttcaatatcttttgacaTTAATTTAGAAATATAAAGAAATTCACTTTTTAAATGATCAATTGTCtattgacaattaatttttaatatcattatttaattatcgctTATGATCTTGAGCTTCATTGCCATCAATTCAGTCTATTCGCACAGAAAAATCGATTTGACTTTGTTCATGCGTAATACTgcaatcatttattaataatttgttgatttatcaacaaattttaGCGCATTTCATACTATTACtcatattgtttaaaaaaaaaaatcattactaACTTATGCGCAAATTGAATTGATTTTTCAcagttattatattttatttcaatatctttttcatttaatgacTTTGTAATGCCTCTTTAGTTTACCGATGAATCTTAATCATctcttaatatataaatataaatttaatacaaatattttttatgtacgaAAGAgtattaatgtaaaaaataaaaaaattaatatttccgCGCACCCGAATTTAtaccattttaaatttaagatcacgtgattatttaattttattttatggttCATAAAACTCATAAGATAATGGCATAATAGCTTGGGCTATTTCTTAGTAGTTTTAGGGGGTTTGCGGGGACTAAAGTCTACAAGGTTTGACAAACCAAAAGTTTCCATCGCCAGTCGTAGATCAGCTTCCTCAGCCATTTTTTGTCGCCTTAACTGCTCAGCTCTCCTTTCCTCAGGTGTCATCGCTTCTTCCTTTTCTTTTGCCTTCTTTTCGGCTTCTTCACGGGCTTTCCTCTAATCATTTACAACatcaattattatcaatacttccaattaaaataattaataaaaaaaaaacatcaattgataactaaaaatatgagaatgtagcagacatcagacaagtttaaaattataaataaatagagttaataatccaaaaaaatatttataaaaaatgcacttattaatttcaacattttttaaaaattttgtccattatttactctattattaataattttaaatttgtctgatgtctgttacattcacactcatctaaaaattaataattgatatttaaatttacctctcgttcttcaattttctcagctACTTTCTTTTTGGGTTTAGGCTTAGGTTTTGGCGCATCAGCCGGTTTTTCtacatcttttttttcttcttcatcaTCTACATCTTCCCAACTgtcctatttttttaaatatttcaaatattaatatttcaatctctttacaaatttaaagttaattaatttatattttttgaataaattatttatagacaaCTCCatttatcagttttttttttgttattgtgaCAATtgtatgagtgtaaatgtagcagacatacaattttttaattacaataaaaaaatggaataattaaaataataaaatttaaaaaatgcatgcactgaattttgaattctctgagcatggtttttttaatttttattttataaacatttcaatttattatttcaaagttttaaaaattttcagatgtccgctaactttactattatgACAATTGTCAGTGTAAGTATTtctgataatataaatatagtagataatttaaaaaaatcaagataAATGATAACATATTGAAGAAAAGGTTAAGCATACAGTGTACGTATGAAGTTGCTGTAAAAATGTACATTCACAAGtaccaataataaataatttttaccttGACTTCTTCCTCTTCATCTTCACCTTCCCATTTATTTGATCGCAAGGTCAACTCAAGTTTTGAGCTGATATCATCCGCATCTATaagacattaattattttataccttATGCTACAAaatcgtataatttttttttacagcccATGTGAAATGCAGATGGAAAATTCAAGTACTTACCCCATGCGTTCTccataattttaactttgaaaaatcaatatttacgAGGCTGAtgtactaaatttaaaaaacaatattttttttagttaataatgTTATAAACTATTCTTTAAATAATCCAGATTTGATATTTTCTCGACGCGACTATTAGAAAGCCTCGTGTTCACCACGAAAACCACAGACGGGAAACCGTCCGCGGGtctatgaatttatttttactcactgtGGCGCTGTGCtgatgtactttttttttttttttcattaaaagtttttatttattacaaataaaattgttttgctgtaaaaataattatcatccaGATGTTGACAGtggaaatattcaaattttttataattgatttgaatatttgtattgttaaataaattgtgtttgttatttattaattcaattatacaCGATATTCGATTTATCTATCGATATCTCGATTAGTGTCACTTGAACATGGCtgcgaattaaaaaaacccgcgaaataatttttttcaaattttattttgagaaaagttacagcaattcaaaataataaattgtcggtaaaaatcaaattatttagactgatgtcaatttataataatttgaattttaattatttttaaaatattatgtcATTAATCTCAAGTGCGCACCAAATTAACATACTGTTATTATGAAAATTagatttggaaaaaaattatagtcaaTTAGCACAATGTGGCAcctcaaaaatttgataaaaagaaaaaaaaatttttttgtcgtgagttaataatagattttgaaGCAATAAAGTAGGACAGAGTAAAACAAGactcccaaaaattttttttacaaatta
The Microplitis mediator isolate UGA2020A chromosome 6, iyMicMedi2.1, whole genome shotgun sequence genome window above contains:
- the LOC130670272 gene encoding uncharacterized protein LOC130670272; amino-acid sequence: MKTKSCYFEIVVVLLLSVIPWPGPSVFKISCPRDRASMVRRIVHKRWIPILKKYQVELPLECPFHESRDIFYPQQVAKIQHRTSQWTCGLCGKSFYAEKHLDAHFDSRHRSNVNTAEDAVCLANYCDIMRCDVLGMMELDGSLVDDSTGTVNTDIQVWRENTDSRVTPYVPCECRELARVYSSNVGNSDKSEIISTSSSYHRAHTKHCQTGERGTSQTASSTSTTTASSSGYHRDIPHDTDNKSSACDNDDNEGENDTSNLVEAALPSAGDRREKNRESEIRKLKSNCNPEELQKLKIQCEILVRDCIAGLLANLSIKDFQEIEGELNRAICWYLSCDRYWEDTKRHQRHTPWYLLVTFLFLLSSGISACYYVVSLLLSSGDDDCMDGSEDNPEFHDGPDRPSSSLHDPGGDGQSGERRKYEDEDRLIAAGAMPDHYIYVAYPPELKRRLLESCYNRTTRL
- the LOC130670274 gene encoding eukaryotic translation initiation factor 3 subunit J gives rise to the protein MENAWDADDISSKLELTLRSNKWEGEDEEEEVKDSWEDVDDEEEKKDVEKPADAPKPKPKPKKKVAEKIEERERKAREEAEKKAKEKEEAMTPEERRAEQLRRQKMAEEADLRLAMETFGVTAIDAMLPDTKEEFDQFGDALVQKINQFKSHIEYPAFAEELINRISVNLPSVVLKKLSTTINNLAIEKQKIEKGDKGKKSKGKGKAKLKLEGDNTHLNEYDSYSYDDNYDEFM